Proteins from a genomic interval of Xanthomonas sp. AM6:
- a CDS encoding ligase-associated DNA damage response exonuclease encodes MPKPASQDLIVLRPEGLYCPAGDFHIDPWRPVPRAVITHGHGDHARAGMGEYHCAAAGLPILRWRLGEQAYRAYDYGERFALGAAQVSLHPAGHVLGSAQVRVEVDGEVWVASGDYKRQPDPTCAAFEVVRCDTFITEATFGLPVYRWPDTAAVAREIVAWRRECAARGEAAVLFCYALGKAQRVLAELQPWDDQPALLHGAVAAGVAVYRQAGVAMLDTQPVAELDKRADYAGQLVLAPPSAAGSPWLRRFRHAQLGFASGWMRLRGNRRRRNYDRGFVVSDHADWPDLLRTIAETGAQRVIATHGNTDAIIRALNERGVAAEAFRTDYGAEE; translated from the coding sequence ATGCCAAAACCCGCTTCCCAGGACCTGATCGTGCTGCGCCCGGAAGGGCTGTACTGCCCCGCCGGCGACTTCCATATCGATCCCTGGCGCCCGGTGCCGCGCGCGGTCATCACCCATGGCCACGGCGACCACGCGCGCGCCGGCATGGGCGAATACCACTGCGCCGCGGCAGGCCTGCCGATCCTGCGCTGGCGGCTCGGCGAGCAGGCGTACCGCGCCTACGACTACGGCGAACGCTTCGCGCTGGGCGCCGCGCAGGTGTCGCTGCATCCGGCCGGGCACGTGCTCGGCTCGGCGCAGGTGCGCGTCGAGGTCGACGGCGAGGTGTGGGTGGCCTCCGGCGACTACAAGCGCCAGCCCGACCCGACCTGCGCGGCGTTCGAGGTGGTGCGCTGCGACACCTTCATCACCGAGGCCACCTTCGGCCTGCCGGTGTACCGCTGGCCGGACACCGCCGCGGTGGCGCGCGAGATCGTCGCCTGGCGCCGCGAGTGCGCCGCGCGTGGCGAGGCCGCGGTGCTGTTCTGCTACGCGCTGGGCAAGGCGCAGCGGGTGCTGGCCGAACTGCAGCCGTGGGACGACCAGCCGGCGCTGCTGCATGGCGCGGTCGCCGCCGGCGTGGCGGTGTACCGGCAGGCCGGGGTGGCGATGCTCGACACGCAGCCGGTCGCCGAACTGGACAAGCGCGCCGACTACGCCGGGCAACTGGTGCTGGCGCCGCCGTCGGCCGCGGGCAGCCCGTGGCTGCGCCGCTTCCGCCATGCGCAGCTCGGCTTCGCCTCCGGCTGGATGCGCCTGCGCGGCAACCGCCGCCGGCGCAACTACGACCGCGGCTTCGTGGTCTCCGACCATGCCGACTGGCCCGACCTGCTGCGCACCATCGCCGAGACCGGCGCGCAGCGGGTCATCGCCACGCACGGCAATACCGACGCGATCATCCGCGCGCTGAACGAGCGCGGCGTCGCCGCCGAGGCGTTCCGTACCGACTACGGTGCCGAGGAATGA
- a CDS encoding acyl-CoA dehydrogenase family protein, giving the protein MQADLPAFATHVVENQPPPFEPRDLWADDAVLRAAVAREGGTAFAAQLATYGALAGDTLYRLGFDANRDRPRLRTHDRFGQRIDTVEFHPAYHQLLDAAKAHGVAGLSWHAPQPGAHVARAALSYLHHQAEAGTSCPLTMTHAAVAVLRQAPALRDWADKAAAPHYDPRDVPIADKAGITLGMGMTEKQGGSDVRSNATVATPLGRDDAYALVGHKWFFSAPMSDGFLVLAQAPGGLSCFLLPRRLPDGRLNALRLMRLKDKLGDWSNASSEVEFAGAWAQRIGEEGRGVASIIGMVMLTRLDCMLAAAAQMRMALAQALHHARHRVAFGKPLVEQPLMRNVLADLALESEAATAFALRVARAVDAAERDPAEAAFARIATALGKYWLCKRAPAFVNEAQECLGGAGYVEESILPRLYRQAPLNSIWEGSGNIQCLDVLRALAREPRSAAALLAELETAAGATPHYDAALDALRMSLAGDAQVDEYAARRITERIALALQAALLLRSASPAADAFVRSRLAGAHGLAFGTLEADVPVEALLARVLP; this is encoded by the coding sequence ATGCAAGCGGACCTGCCCGCATTCGCCACGCACGTGGTCGAGAACCAGCCGCCGCCGTTCGAGCCGCGCGACCTGTGGGCCGACGATGCGGTGCTGCGCGCCGCGGTGGCGCGCGAGGGCGGCACCGCGTTCGCCGCACAGCTGGCCACCTACGGCGCGCTCGCCGGCGACACCCTGTACCGGCTCGGCTTCGACGCCAACCGCGACCGGCCGCGGCTGCGCACGCACGACCGTTTCGGCCAGCGCATCGACACGGTCGAGTTCCATCCGGCCTATCACCAGTTGCTCGATGCGGCCAAGGCGCACGGCGTGGCCGGGCTGTCCTGGCACGCGCCGCAACCGGGTGCGCACGTGGCGCGGGCGGCGCTGAGCTACCTGCACCACCAGGCCGAGGCCGGCACCAGCTGCCCGCTGACCATGACCCATGCCGCGGTTGCGGTGCTGCGCCAGGCACCGGCGCTGCGCGACTGGGCGGACAAGGCCGCCGCGCCGCACTACGATCCGCGCGACGTGCCGATCGCCGACAAGGCCGGTATCACCCTGGGCATGGGCATGACCGAGAAGCAGGGCGGCTCGGACGTGCGCAGCAACGCCACCGTCGCCACGCCGCTGGGCCGCGACGATGCCTACGCGCTGGTCGGGCACAAGTGGTTCTTCTCCGCGCCGATGTCCGACGGCTTCCTGGTGCTGGCGCAGGCCCCGGGCGGGCTGAGCTGCTTCCTGCTGCCGCGGCGGCTGCCCGACGGCAGGCTCAACGCGCTGCGGCTGATGCGGCTGAAGGACAAGCTCGGCGACTGGTCCAACGCGTCCAGCGAGGTGGAATTCGCCGGCGCCTGGGCGCAGCGCATCGGCGAGGAAGGGCGCGGCGTGGCCAGCATCATCGGCATGGTGATGCTGACCCGGCTGGACTGCATGCTCGCCGCCGCCGCGCAGATGCGCATGGCCTTGGCGCAGGCGCTGCACCATGCGCGGCACCGCGTCGCGTTCGGCAAGCCGCTGGTGGAACAGCCGCTGATGCGCAACGTGCTCGCCGACCTGGCACTCGAATCCGAGGCCGCCACCGCGTTCGCGCTGCGCGTGGCGCGCGCGGTGGACGCGGCCGAGCGCGACCCGGCCGAGGCCGCGTTCGCGCGCATCGCCACCGCGCTGGGCAAGTACTGGCTGTGCAAGCGCGCGCCGGCCTTCGTCAACGAAGCGCAGGAATGCCTGGGCGGCGCCGGTTACGTGGAGGAATCGATCCTGCCGCGGCTGTACCGGCAGGCACCGCTGAATTCGATCTGGGAGGGCAGCGGCAACATCCAGTGCCTGGACGTGCTGCGCGCGCTGGCGCGCGAACCGCGCAGCGCGGCGGCGCTGCTGGCCGAGCTGGAAACCGCGGCCGGCGCGACCCCGCACTACGATGCGGCGCTGGACGCGTTGCGCATGTCGCTGGCCGGCGACGCGCAGGTGGACGAGTACGCCGCGCGGCGCATCACCGAACGCATCGCACTGGCGCTGCAGGCCGCACTGCTGCTGCGCAGCGCCAGCCCCGCGGCCGACGCGTTCGTGCGCAGCCGCCTGGCCGGCGCGCACGGACTGGCGTTCGGCACGCTGGAGGCGGACGTGCCGGTGGAAGCACTGCTGGCGCGTGTGCTGCCTTGA
- a CDS encoding S8 family serine peptidase, which yields MMRKLMARSLLATALAVALTSCGGGGGGGLTRSDPPPTSPPPTSPPPPPPPTSPPTSPPTSPPPPQPAFDAHLALTNTLAARNAGYDGSGFRIGVVDTGVNRNHPALAGRVVSNLTYVDPAKNNVNVDDVDGHGTTVAQLAAGRAVGAWPGGIAPGAQIVSARIINDTSPDDDGSGEGNQTSGALGLASIHQDLINAGVKVMNNSWGGIYWTDPGATNAIAAEYRPFVLNNGGLVVFAAGNESKATPSDIASLPSQLGPGGSHPAADLERGWLVVAAVDSSTGSTLESYSNACGVAMHYCLVAPGTEVFVDPKATTASANPGYYYGSGTSFAAPLVSGAAALVWQAFPYFSNDLLRQTLLGTATDLGAPGVDATFGYGLLNVGKAVRGPARFDWGDASVSFSGTSTWSNDIAGSGGLVKQGSGTLVLSGTQNSYSGVTQVQAGTLSAASLGSNVAISNGATFIGTGPLRGSVDNSGTFQVGAATLSLSGNYVQASSGRLALLVGDKLSVNGTATLQGGSLYVLGKRDYVVNNTAYKVLETGGGLSGTFASVTTPSNVFLTSSLSYDGSSASITVQALSVTATAASFGSITAATLASATRVDAAFAQLDTQLSQDPAAVDGTVLKAAAAVQQSPSAAVAAATLRSLSGEAHAAATAMTFDTIDLQRRALSGRFDSLIAQPRAIGAWSQRLGDTGQGSFAGSRFQLDGWMMGQDLRLGEHAVAGFAFGETRADGGDDGGLGHSRDRQVQGQAYLGAVSGNAYALAQLGTGQYRRQLDRSLLLGDSVAAASSRYDGRFLSGSVEVGYRIGRGRAWLTPYAGADYSRIDSDGFREQGGDGFGLMADAASSSRSQALAGLRAGYGWHGWSLQGYGEWQQTLAAQGLQRQASFVGVDAWAPLLDLQPARSGGLFGLSLDRRWGSSALGLGYDQRFGPRGDDRAMSLRYRLGF from the coding sequence ATGATGCGGAAGTTGATGGCCCGGTCGCTGCTGGCGACCGCACTGGCGGTGGCGTTGACCTCGTGCGGCGGTGGCGGCGGTGGCGGGCTGACCCGCAGCGATCCGCCGCCGACCTCGCCACCGCCGACGTCCCCTCCACCGCCGCCGCCGCCGACTTCCCCACCCACCTCGCCGCCGACCTCGCCGCCACCGCCGCAGCCGGCGTTCGACGCGCACCTGGCGCTGACCAACACGCTCGCCGCGCGCAACGCCGGCTACGACGGCAGCGGCTTCCGCATCGGCGTGGTCGACACCGGCGTGAACCGCAACCACCCGGCGCTGGCCGGGCGCGTGGTGTCCAACCTGACCTACGTCGATCCGGCCAAGAACAACGTCAACGTCGACGATGTCGACGGCCACGGCACCACGGTCGCGCAATTGGCCGCGGGCAGGGCGGTGGGCGCGTGGCCGGGCGGCATCGCCCCGGGCGCGCAGATCGTGTCGGCGCGCATCATCAACGACACCTCGCCCGACGACGACGGCAGCGGCGAGGGCAACCAGACCAGCGGCGCGCTGGGCCTGGCGTCGATCCACCAGGACCTGATCAACGCCGGGGTCAAGGTGATGAACAATTCCTGGGGCGGCATCTACTGGACCGATCCGGGCGCGACCAACGCGATCGCCGCCGAATACCGCCCGTTCGTGCTGAACAACGGCGGTCTGGTGGTGTTCGCGGCCGGCAACGAATCCAAGGCCACGCCGTCGGACATCGCCTCGCTGCCGAGCCAGCTCGGTCCCGGCGGCAGCCATCCGGCGGCGGACCTGGAGCGCGGCTGGCTGGTGGTGGCCGCGGTGGATTCGAGCACCGGCAGCACGCTGGAGTCGTACTCCAACGCCTGCGGCGTGGCCATGCACTACTGCCTGGTCGCCCCGGGCACGGAAGTGTTCGTCGATCCCAAGGCGACCACCGCCAGCGCCAACCCGGGCTACTACTACGGCAGCGGCACCTCGTTCGCCGCGCCGCTGGTGTCCGGCGCGGCAGCGCTGGTGTGGCAGGCGTTCCCGTACTTCAGCAACGACCTGCTGCGGCAGACCCTGCTCGGCACCGCCACCGACCTGGGTGCGCCCGGCGTGGACGCCACCTTCGGCTATGGCCTGCTCAACGTCGGCAAGGCGGTGCGGGGACCGGCGCGGTTCGACTGGGGCGACGCCAGCGTGTCCTTCAGCGGCACTTCGACCTGGTCCAACGACATCGCCGGCAGCGGTGGCCTGGTCAAGCAGGGCAGCGGGACCCTGGTCCTGAGCGGCACCCAGAACAGCTACAGCGGCGTCACCCAGGTGCAGGCCGGCACGCTCAGCGCGGCCAGCCTGGGCTCCAACGTCGCCATCAGCAACGGCGCCACCTTCATCGGCACCGGACCGCTGCGCGGCAGCGTCGACAACTCCGGCACGTTCCAGGTCGGCGCGGCGACGTTGAGCCTGAGCGGCAACTACGTGCAGGCGAGCAGCGGCCGGCTGGCATTGCTGGTCGGCGACAAGCTGTCGGTGAACGGCACCGCGACGCTGCAGGGCGGCTCGCTGTACGTGCTGGGCAAGCGCGACTACGTGGTCAACAACACCGCCTACAAGGTGCTGGAGACCGGCGGCGGGTTGAGCGGCACGTTCGCCTCGGTGACCACGCCGTCCAACGTGTTCCTGACCTCGTCGCTCAGCTACGACGGTTCCAGCGCCTCGATCACCGTGCAGGCGCTCAGCGTCACCGCCACGGCGGCGAGCTTCGGCAGCATCACGGCCGCCACGCTGGCCTCGGCCACGCGCGTGGATGCGGCGTTCGCGCAACTGGATACGCAACTGAGCCAGGATCCGGCGGCGGTCGATGGGACGGTGCTGAAGGCGGCCGCGGCGGTGCAGCAGTCGCCGAGCGCGGCGGTGGCGGCGGCGACGCTGCGCAGCCTGTCCGGCGAGGCGCATGCGGCGGCCACGGCGATGACCTTCGACACCATCGACCTGCAGCGGCGCGCGCTGTCCGGGCGCTTCGACAGCCTGATTGCGCAACCGCGCGCGATCGGCGCGTGGAGCCAGCGCCTGGGCGACACCGGGCAGGGCAGCTTCGCCGGCAGCCGGTTCCAGCTCGACGGCTGGATGATGGGCCAGGACCTGCGCCTGGGCGAGCATGCGGTGGCCGGCTTCGCCTTCGGCGAGACCCGCGCCGACGGTGGCGACGACGGCGGTCTCGGCCACAGCCGCGATCGGCAGGTGCAAGGCCAGGCCTATCTCGGTGCTGTGAGCGGCAACGCCTATGCGCTGGCGCAGCTGGGCACCGGGCAGTACCGGCGCCAGCTCGACCGCAGCCTGCTGCTCGGCGACAGCGTGGCCGCGGCGTCCAGCCGTTACGACGGGCGCTTCCTGTCCGGCAGCGTCGAGGTCGGCTACCGCATCGGCCGCGGCAGGGCGTGGCTGACCCCGTACGCCGGCGCCGACTACAGCCGCATCGACAGCGACGGCTTCCGCGAACAGGGCGGCGACGGTTTCGGGCTGATGGCCGATGCCGCGTCCTCCTCGCGCAGCCAGGCCCTGGCCGGGCTGCGCGCCGGGTACGGCTGGCATGGCTGGTCGCTGCAGGGCTACGGCGAATGGCAGCAGACCCTGGCCGCGCAAGGACTGCAGCGCCAGGCCAGCTTCGTCGGCGTGGACGCCTGGGCGCCGCTGCTGGACCTGCAGCCGGCGCGCTCGGGCGGGCTGTTCGGGCTGAGCCTGGACCGGCGCTGGGGAAGCAGCGCGCTGGGCCTGGGCTACGACCAGCGCTTCGGCCCGCGCGGCGACGACCGGGCGATGTCGCTGCGCTATCGGCTGGGGTTCTGA
- a CDS encoding thiolase family protein, with protein sequence MTEIVIAAAKRTAIGAFLGQFNGVPTPELGAAAIRAALEQSGIPAADVSEVIMGCVLPANLGQAPARQAARAAGVPDATGATTINKVCGSGMKAIMLGHDLIKAGSASIVVAGGMESMSNAPHLLPNSRTGNRYGNFQAVDHMAWDGLTNPDDGQAMGVFGEATAEKFGFSRQDQDAYAIESVTRAQAAQRDGAFDAEIVPVRVATRKGEAVFASDEQPGKSDVAKIPTLKPAFKKDGTVTAASSSSISDGAAATVLLGADDAARRGIAPLARIVGHATFSQAPEWFTTAPVGAIRKLLDQVGWSQDQVDLFEINEAFAVVPMVPIKELGLDHAKVNVNGGACALGHPIGASGARLVVTLVNALRTRGGRRGIATLCIGGGEATAIAIELI encoded by the coding sequence ATGACCGAGATCGTCATCGCCGCGGCCAAGCGCACCGCCATCGGCGCCTTCCTGGGCCAGTTCAACGGCGTGCCCACGCCGGAACTCGGCGCCGCCGCGATCCGCGCCGCGCTGGAGCAGTCCGGCATCCCCGCCGCCGACGTGTCGGAAGTGATCATGGGCTGCGTGCTGCCGGCCAACCTCGGCCAGGCGCCGGCGCGCCAGGCCGCGCGCGCGGCCGGCGTGCCCGACGCCACCGGCGCCACCACCATCAACAAGGTCTGCGGATCGGGCATGAAGGCGATCATGCTCGGCCACGACCTGATCAAGGCCGGCTCGGCCAGCATCGTCGTCGCTGGCGGCATGGAGTCGATGAGCAACGCGCCGCACCTGCTGCCGAACTCGCGCACCGGCAACCGCTACGGCAACTTCCAGGCGGTCGACCACATGGCCTGGGACGGCCTGACCAACCCCGACGACGGCCAGGCCATGGGCGTGTTCGGCGAGGCCACCGCCGAGAAGTTCGGCTTCAGCCGCCAGGACCAGGACGCGTACGCGATCGAATCGGTGACCCGCGCCCAGGCCGCGCAGCGCGACGGCGCCTTCGACGCGGAGATCGTTCCGGTCCGCGTCGCCACCCGCAAGGGCGAGGCGGTGTTCGCCAGCGACGAGCAGCCGGGCAAGTCCGACGTCGCCAAGATCCCCACGCTCAAGCCGGCGTTCAAGAAGGACGGCACGGTCACCGCCGCCAGTTCCTCCAGCATCTCCGACGGCGCCGCCGCCACGGTGCTGCTCGGCGCCGACGACGCCGCGCGCCGCGGCATCGCGCCGCTGGCGCGGATCGTCGGCCACGCGACCTTCTCGCAGGCGCCGGAATGGTTCACCACCGCCCCGGTCGGCGCGATCCGCAAGCTGCTCGACCAGGTCGGCTGGAGCCAGGACCAGGTCGACCTGTTCGAGATCAACGAAGCGTTCGCCGTGGTGCCGATGGTGCCGATCAAGGAGTTGGGCCTGGACCACGCCAAGGTCAACGTCAACGGCGGCGCCTGCGCGCTCGGCCATCCCATCGGCGCCTCGGGCGCGCGGCTGGTCGTGACATTGGTGAACGCGTTGCGCACCCGCGGCGGCCGCCGCGGCATCGCGACCCTGTGCATCGGTGGCGGAGAGGCGACGGCTATCGCCATCGAATTGATTTAA
- a CDS encoding Glu/Leu/Phe/Val dehydrogenase dimerization domain-containing protein — MLFETLATTGHEQVVFCHNRDVGLQAIIAIHNTVLGPALGGVRMRPYPDTEAALHDALRLSRTMTYKNALAGLNIGGGKAVIIGDPKADKSEALFRAFGRYVDSLGGRYITAEDVGTDVNDMEQIYLETEYVTGVHQVHGGSGDPAPFTAYGALQALMASLQRKLGHEEIGKTSIAVQGLGHIGMELVKLLKERGAKLYVTDLDQALVERAVAEYGAEAVKPDEIYDVAADVLAPCALESAIDETTLPRLKAKIICGTANNQLANAAVGEELHRRGILYAPDYAVNAGGVMNVSLEIDGYNRERAMRLIRSLYHNLGKIFDLSERDNIPPQQAADRIAEARMHAIGKLKLPLGRTAPRSMGHLRGE; from the coding sequence ATGCTTTTCGAAACGCTAGCCACCACCGGCCACGAACAGGTCGTCTTCTGCCACAACCGCGACGTGGGCCTGCAGGCGATCATCGCCATCCACAACACCGTGCTCGGCCCCGCCCTGGGCGGCGTGCGCATGCGCCCCTACCCCGACACCGAGGCCGCGCTGCACGACGCGCTGCGGCTCAGCCGCACGATGACCTACAAGAACGCGCTGGCCGGGCTGAACATCGGCGGCGGCAAGGCGGTGATCATCGGCGACCCGAAGGCCGACAAGTCCGAGGCGCTGTTCCGCGCGTTCGGCCGCTACGTGGATTCGCTGGGCGGGCGCTACATCACCGCCGAGGACGTGGGCACCGACGTCAACGACATGGAGCAGATCTACCTGGAGACCGAGTACGTCACCGGCGTGCACCAGGTGCATGGCGGCTCCGGCGACCCGGCACCGTTCACCGCCTACGGCGCGCTGCAGGCGCTGATGGCCTCGCTGCAGCGCAAGCTCGGCCACGAGGAGATCGGCAAGACCAGCATCGCCGTGCAGGGCCTGGGCCACATCGGCATGGAGCTGGTGAAACTGCTGAAGGAACGCGGCGCCAAGCTGTACGTCACCGACCTGGACCAGGCGCTGGTCGAGCGCGCGGTCGCCGAGTACGGCGCCGAGGCGGTCAAGCCGGACGAGATCTACGACGTGGCCGCCGACGTGCTGGCCCCATGCGCGCTGGAAAGCGCGATCGACGAAACGACGCTGCCGCGGCTGAAGGCCAAGATCATCTGCGGCACCGCCAACAACCAGCTGGCCAACGCCGCGGTCGGCGAGGAGCTGCACCGGCGCGGCATCCTCTACGCGCCGGACTACGCGGTCAACGCCGGCGGAGTGATGAACGTGTCGCTGGAGATCGACGGCTACAACCGCGAACGCGCGATGCGCTTGATCCGCAGCCTGTACCACAACCTCGGCAAGATCTTCGACCTGTCCGAGCGCGACAACATCCCGCCGCAGCAGGCCGCCGACCGCATCGCCGAAGCGCGCATGCACGCGATCGGCAAGCTCAAGCTGCCGCTGGGCCGCACCGCCCCGCGCTCGATGGGACATCTGCGCGGCGAATAG
- a CDS encoding diguanylate cyclase: MSTFHRVRIRTRLALLFSALVFVSIGFGVFTGAQRSISDAARVAHTHQVLRSIDEVQLTLLQAETALRGYELTDNLAYLSNYRDSAERVPRHLTQLRTLVADNPTQLANLRVLQRLVQARLTQMQRMLDVYQRDGLEALQRAMAPSVFKDSSTIRDHVQQMIELEQQLLQSRDRSNQRSSDLLLALALAGIPFGLGSVCVVYALLFRELRNRASAEQAASVANEKLGASIEELQRTSADLNALSRYTGLLQSCVDPKEALAVTARMLAALMPEAGGSVYLLRASRDRAEAIVAWGQAPVRSESVVAPEECWALRRDKAHFVHALRHDSACAHLLDDPQALGASSACIPLSAQGTQLGFVFLAGPGPGPLPRIAIAEAAAEQLSLALSNLRLRESLRLQSIRDPLTGLFNRRYLEESLNHEMARCARRSMPLSLLMLDVDHFKHFNDLHGHGGGDSLLAAVGQMLTSRLRGEDIACRYGGEEFTVILPETTPEAALAIAEQIRSAAQQLTTTLDGMALPGVTVSIGLASYSRDGVVATTLLRKADAALYRAKRSGRNQVQQFDPALDGMG, from the coding sequence ATGTCGACGTTCCACCGTGTGCGGATCAGAACCCGCCTAGCGCTGCTGTTCTCCGCCCTGGTCTTCGTGTCGATCGGTTTCGGCGTCTTTACCGGCGCGCAACGCTCGATCTCCGATGCCGCGCGCGTGGCGCATACCCACCAGGTGCTGCGCAGCATCGACGAAGTGCAATTGACCTTGCTGCAGGCCGAAACCGCGTTGCGCGGCTACGAGCTGACCGACAACCTGGCCTACCTGAGCAACTATCGCGACAGCGCCGAACGTGTCCCGCGGCACCTGACGCAGCTGCGCACGCTGGTCGCCGACAACCCGACGCAACTGGCGAACCTGCGCGTCCTGCAACGGCTGGTGCAGGCGCGGCTGACGCAGATGCAGCGGATGCTCGACGTCTATCAGCGCGACGGGCTGGAAGCGTTGCAACGCGCGATGGCGCCCAGCGTGTTCAAGGATTCCAGCACGATCCGCGATCACGTGCAGCAGATGATCGAACTGGAACAGCAGCTGCTGCAGAGCCGCGACCGTTCCAACCAGCGCAGCTCCGACCTGCTGCTGGCCCTGGCCCTGGCCGGCATCCCGTTCGGCCTGGGCAGCGTGTGCGTGGTCTACGCGTTGCTGTTCCGCGAGCTGCGCAACCGCGCGTCGGCCGAACAGGCCGCCTCGGTCGCCAACGAAAAACTCGGCGCCAGCATCGAGGAACTGCAGCGCACCAGCGCCGATCTCAATGCGCTCAGCCGCTACACCGGCCTGCTGCAGAGCTGCGTGGACCCCAAGGAAGCGCTGGCGGTGACCGCGCGCATGCTCGCCGCGCTGATGCCCGAGGCCGGCGGCAGCGTGTACCTGCTGCGCGCGTCCCGGGATCGCGCCGAGGCCATCGTCGCCTGGGGCCAGGCGCCGGTGCGCAGCGAATCGGTGGTGGCGCCGGAAGAATGCTGGGCGTTGCGCCGCGACAAGGCGCATTTCGTGCACGCGCTGCGCCACGATTCGGCCTGCGCGCATCTGCTCGACGACCCGCAGGCCCTCGGCGCCAGCAGCGCGTGCATTCCGCTGTCGGCGCAGGGCACGCAGCTGGGCTTCGTGTTCCTGGCCGGTCCCGGCCCGGGGCCGCTGCCGCGCATCGCCATCGCCGAGGCCGCGGCCGAGCAGCTGTCGCTGGCGCTGAGCAACCTGCGCCTGCGCGAATCGCTGCGCCTGCAGTCGATCCGCGACCCGCTCACCGGCCTGTTCAACCGCCGCTACCTGGAGGAGTCGCTGAACCACGAAATGGCGCGCTGCGCGCGCCGTTCGATGCCGCTGTCGCTGCTGATGCTGGACGTGGATCACTTCAAGCACTTCAACGACCTGCACGGCCACGGCGGCGGCGACAGCCTGCTGGCCGCGGTCGGACAGATGCTCACTTCGCGGCTGCGCGGCGAGGACATCGCCTGCCGCTACGGCGGCGAGGAATTCACCGTGATCCTTCCGGAAACGACGCCGGAGGCGGCGCTGGCGATCGCCGAGCAGATCCGCAGCGCCGCGCAGCAGCTGACCACCACGCTGGATGGCATGGCGCTGCCGGGCGTGACGGTCTCGATCGGGCTGGCCAGCTATTCGCGCGACGGCGTGGTCGCCACCACCCTGCTGCGCAAGGCCGATGCGGCGCTGTATCGCGCCAAGCGCAGCGGCCGCAACCAGGTGCAGCAGTTCGATCCGGCGCTGGACGGCATGGGCTGA
- a CDS encoding polymer-forming cytoskeletal protein, with protein sequence MSIWKDQGTPRKDGLPLPGTPAATANEPRPAADPVVGEPAAAVAAAAPLPARAAAPAAKESLIAADITIEGKIEGTGHIRIAGRFKGDVNVQGDLTIETGAKLSGGVRANKVTIAGELEGNIESASQVDLLASGALIGDVKAGSLTVAAGSRMRGQADFGWEDDKGRKGGKPTEPDAGA encoded by the coding sequence ATGTCCATCTGGAAAGATCAGGGTACCCCACGCAAGGATGGCCTGCCGCTGCCCGGCACGCCCGCCGCCACCGCCAACGAACCGCGCCCTGCCGCCGATCCGGTGGTCGGCGAGCCCGCCGCCGCGGTCGCCGCGGCCGCTCCCCTTCCCGCGCGCGCCGCTGCACCGGCGGCCAAGGAGTCGCTGATCGCCGCCGACATCACCATCGAAGGCAAGATCGAAGGCACCGGCCACATCCGCATCGCCGGCAGGTTCAAGGGCGACGTCAACGTGCAGGGCGACCTGACCATCGAGACCGGCGCCAAGCTCAGCGGCGGCGTGCGCGCCAACAAGGTGACCATCGCCGGCGAACTGGAGGGCAACATCGAATCGGCGTCGCAGGTGGACCTGCTGGCGTCCGGCGCGCTGATCGGCGACGTCAAGGCCGGCTCGCTGACCGTGGCCGCGGGCTCGCGGATGCGCGGCCAGGCCGACTTCGGCTGGGAAGACGACAAGGGCCGCAAAGGCGGCAAGCCGACGGAGCCAGACGCCGGCGCATGA